tgacatacaggtaaatacatgcacatcagaTTAAATTGGTGATgtggtgctggccggttaaccatgaggagagtccaggcatccagtccagtcacCGCAACGCACCAGAACAGCGATCAACAATAGTCTACAccgcaggcaaacacacacacacacacacataatccctgactcacaaacacagagcgtaaaagggttagggtaaggtcaGGGATGTGGCTAGCTGGACATATGATGCGTGCCCAGAGGGTAAAGGTTAAAGTCAGTGCAAGGTAAAAGTCGTCGTGTTTCATTCACAGGAATGGCCAAGGCATCCAGCTACCTGGATTTGGTCTAGCGTTTCTTTGTCTTTGAATAATATATATCATAACTTATGGCATCATCGACACGTGCCAACTGAGACTCTGCTAATAGAATAAGCAAAATCTGAATCGACTGGATGCATGACGTGTCACGTACAGCCCACATTATGCAAGGCCCATGCTGGAGGTAATGCGTTGGGAAAGCTAGTGTAATATAGCTAGGGATGGGAGATTATCTCCCAAGTGAAGGGTACTGGGTATATCCCCATTGTCTAGAAGAGCCTGCCTTATTGTTCCAAGATACCCTAACTCTGCTCCTTAATTGCGTGTCTGAATTCCctgtaggtcgctttggataaaagcatctggtAAAGGGCATctattgttgttattgtagATAATGGAGGCTGTAAGCCAAGGTTGGGCTTGTGAAAAGGATGAGCTCTTAATGCCTCAAGTTGGCTGGAATCATACCCCCCATCTTGACTTAGTTTTTTTATATAAGTGCCATCAAGACATCCTTGAGAAATATGATTTTATGCAGGGGGTGATCAATCTACAGAAATGAGGTGGGCTTTTAGGCAGCAACATATGCTAGCCTAGCAGCAAAGAACACCACAGACTAGCCTAGCCAAGCAACAAAGAACACCAAAAGAGCACAGACTAGCCTCGCTAGGCACCAAATGACACCAAAGTAGCAGAGCCTAGCGACAAAGTACACCAAAGGAACACAGATTAGCCTAATCTCTTTAAGCATCACATAGCACTAATGGAACACAGACTAGCCTTTCAGAAAGGAGCAGCAACGGTACAGACTAGCCTAGCCTTGCATTAATGGATACCATAGCGACACAGGTTATTCTTGCATCATAGAGCACCATTGGTACACAGACTCGCCTAGCCTGGCTTGGCTAGCCGAGAGCACCGACACAGCCTAGCTTACCAGCGGTGACCTCCATGACAATGGAGCCTAGCCAGCCTAACGGCACAGAACACCACAAAAGCACAGAACATAGAAACACAGATTAGCTCAGCCTGACAGTGATGAACACAACAAGAACACTAGCATAGCCATGTTAAACGCCTCCGGTCTCTCCAGGAGTCTGCATGCCACGGATGAACACATCAGCTTGCTGAAAGATTCAGGTGGAAAAGAGGATGGTCACTAGTGAGCGGGAACTTGAGTACCGATGGTGTTGCTGAACCTCAGGTAGCCCTGCCAAGTTCTCTTCAAAGTAGGTTTTCTTACGTTACTCAGTTCCCAGAAAAACACTGCCATGGCTTATTCAGATTACTTAATTGATCCGGGGTGACATGGTTGCTGGTGCTGAACTAAACTTCTGTGGTCCCTTAAAGTCTCTCATTAACATTCAACATAATGAAAGCTGAAGAAAAATATATCCATGTATCTAAAGCCAAAGTACAAATATATCGCGGCCACCTGATATTCTGGTTGTACTGGTTTAGCTCAGTGTACACCAATAATGTCTGCAGTATCCAAATCAACCTAATTATCAAACATGGATGTTTCTGTCTTAATGTGATATTCTGGGAAAATGTTGGCCCGTAGACCTATTATGTTCAGTTCCCCTAAGACAGGGCCAAGATAATGAGGAGGATTTTAGGAACGGGTTGAATCATTTAGTTGGTCTTACAGGAGCAGCCAGGCGCATCTTCTCatacattaaatattaaatgttCGGCAGGTGGTGACGACACTACATACCAACGATAAGAGGGAGACAGTGAAGGGAAATGTGGAGGTTGTTGGTGTCATTGAACGTTCTGACAGCTGGATGTGATGGAGGTgctttttttgccttaaaaaaaaatgtagaaGTTTACATCTTCTGAGTTTCATTCGGTTAAAGCTTGGGTTTAGACATACACAACGTTCCATTCTTGTAGTGCTCCGTATCTTTAGAGAATATCATGATTTCACGATGTAATTCCATactaataataaaacataaccAATAATAATTCCCATAACTCCTGCATCGCATTAACTTTGATGCGAATGTCCTTGCAAAATGGCTTTAGAGCTGtctcctttttatttttgagaggcagagaggtggATTCATTAATGTTTAAGGGGGTGCAGGAGAAGCGTGCTGATTGAGTTACATGCGGCCTGTCTTTGCTAGGTTAGCCGGCTACAGTGTCTGATATCTGCTGCTCAGGCCAGGGTACAGTAGGACACCGAATCGACCCTCATGAGATTACAACAGTGGAAAAATGTTACAACCTACTTCTTCCATCCACTTGAATTCCCCCCTCACCAGAGTTTCTACTTGCAATAAGCAGAATGAGGTCCTATGTAGAAAccagttgtgttgtttgttaagATATACACTGTGTTGTGTTTAGTTTGACTGAGACACTGTACCTGTTCCCTGCCAtagttaaaaacacattgttaaacaaatggggggggggggactgcaaTTGTCCAAAACTTTGACTCTCAGTATTTAAACTGGTttgtttaaaggagacatactatggtgttttcccaacaagtaaacattgtatttgagttccagaaaacatgtttttgaagctgtttgctggaaatagcttttaggaaaaaaaatcttcgCTAtttccctctgtttcagtcccttcagaatcgatgtttctggtgtctgtagctttaatgcaaatgagctgctgcccattgaccaatgagctgtcggactgaaccacagcatggaggagaagggattgttgtgtttgcggactcctggagctctatatctatataatataatataataataataacattatttattggtatttatataatattcctATATCTAaaatcacggccaaaagctatgtgcgtcTCGGATGATAGCTgaactccgggagctgaactgtccggcggggggagctcagTGGCAGTCCGGCAGAAAAAGGGATTGtgctcccggagctgagctgccgggctgctgccgagttccccccgccggagctgctcgtccgctggtccacagaACCGTAgctgtgctctgattggaggggagtggggaagtgggaggtaatattaaactgtgcccccttcctacgtaggagggggcgccgaaacagACTCGCTCATcaaacttttttcaaagtttgtatgagTGTGGGAGCcaaagacccaaaacaacaccctaCATCCCAGAAAGAGTGTtcttttcataatatgtcccctttaagatatTGAAAATTGCTGCCTGGCTCCTGAAATATATGTATTCCTTCCTCTATTGTtgttttatctctctctgtcactctctttctctctctctcatatcattAATAAGTAACTCTGATTAAGCATTATTAACCCTGCTTGAACTGACGTCAGACTGATGAACCGCTCAGAGGAGATAACGTGCTGCTTGGCTTTAACACGTCTTCGCAGTAATTACCCATTATATTGTTGTAGACCGTCTGCGTCCAGCGGCCCTTGCCTCGTTATGAAGAAATGGACTCCAGTGCTGAATCGCCGCTGCTGAACACTGCTCCGTTTTCCCTTCCGTTTTGTTCATTTGGCCGACTaaggttttatccaaagcgacttataagCCAGGCTGATCGATTATAAGCATGCCATCAGGATTGGAGTCGCTACACAGTTAGCAACATACTTCTTGCATTACCTAGATGTAAAAAACGCAACCAAAAAAACACTGCAGAGGAGCTATAAGAATCAGAATGaatttattcatttgtttgtgtttcttgttCCCATGAGCACTTCAAATCTAATCAGCGTTTTaaaggcctctctctctgcacggGTTTCAGATGCGGATCACGTGTAAGGACGTGCGGGCGGATACGGTGTATGACGTCCTCCATGACACCAGCTACCGCAAGAAGTGGGACACCAACATGATTGACACCTACGATATCGGACGACTCACCGTCAATGCAGACGTTGGCTACTACTCCTGTAAGACTCGCCATTTCTTTACAAAGTattctgttgccttttgtttctGGGGCGGTTGATGTGTACTTTGTTAACCACTCTGGCTGTTTGGATACATTCGTTGAGGGGTTTACTTGACTGGTTGTTTGAAAGCATTTACGCTGTAAAGATGTCGTTTGTTTCCCCGTCTGGCCTGTTAGGAGTCAGGGCAGTTTGAAAAACAGCGCTCGATGCTTGATCTAACATCGAGCAAGTATTCAGAGTTACATAAAGGGAGTTGTGTACTTTAAGGGTGTGCAGGGAGAGCAAGAGGGGAATatccaaaacaaacagacaaacataaGTCCATGGGAATCTGAGTGTGTGCGCCTGCATGCAGGCGTGTTGTGTAAACCAGAAAGTGCATGGTAGGCCAAATCCCTGTTTAATGTAGGACAGTCTTATGCAGACAGAATCTGTCTCACAGAATATGAAATATAATCTAGTGTGACAAGAGGAATCAAGTGTTGATAAGACGTCTAGTGTATATTAATatccaaaacaaaaaacatgttATGTCAACTTAATAGAGGGGAACGTACGTATGTACCGGACAATTTCAATCTCTCCATTGGGTTGTAACCACATCATCCATTTGAACAACAGTATTTCTTGGCATTAGGGGACAGGTACGGAGTCTGAGGGTAGAGAGAAAGGGACGTGGCATATCTCTATGTGGGATCTGGAGACCTTTGTTCATGATTTTATATTGTGTATCTCGAGGAGttccaacacaacaaacaaagaaaccgTTCTGGAAATCATAATAACGCGGTCGCCCCCTCGCTAACACAAccaacaggaaacaggaaaaggAACCCCCCTGGGGTCCTGAAACTCTACCGCGAACTCCTCTCCACAAACCTTCCATTGCATACCTGTTGACTAGTGGACAAACGCTATGAACTCTGGGTAAAAGGGAAACCTAGGGATGGTGTGGAGACCTGAGCGACCAGTTTAAAATGGGACAATATGGAAGGCTGACCTGACATTGTTGCTTCATTACAGTTGTGTCTAATGGGATGCTATTCTTGCACCCTatgtatgcttttttttgtgaaGCGGAACACAACAAACTAATGATAGATATCTGCATTGTTAATACTAGCACATTTTCCTATAACCTTTTGGATGAAACGTCCTAGCCACTAAACTATCCTGCTCCCATCCTGCCATAATTATATTGATCTAATGTTAATTGATTATAAATGATAACTCTCAGGGTAAGATGGTTCGATTCCAACTGTTTGGAATCATCCATGATTCCAAACAGTTGGAATCATCCATGCTTAGAGCTTAATATACGCAAAAAGTGTCATATTTACATGTGATTAGTAATCACATGCAAATATAACTATTGGGAGTTGACCTAAAGAAGGCATCATCTCACTGTGTCTTGTGTTTTCCACTCCCGTGTGTTCAGGGAAGTGTCCGAGTCCACTGAAGAACCGAGACTTTGTAACCATGAGATCCTGGTTACCACTCGGCAACGACTACCTCATAATCAACTACTCTGTCAAACACCCCGTACGTCTTCCCTTCTCTACCTCCGTCCTTATTGCCTGTTGAATCTTTAATGTTGGATGTTCAAGACAAGAGGAGAAGCTTGGGAAGCATGTTTCGGGCTCCTATGTTTATTTTTACCTGTGCGGGAATACCTTTTTCTAATTTCTTATATTTGCCCGGCAAACAGTGGCAGGCTTTAATTTGTTCACGGCAGTGGTAACGATGTAGACACTGACTGCTGGTTTCGGAGCAATGGGAAATGTATAGGGAACTTGATTGTAGTAGAACAAATGGTGCAATTTAAACTCCAGGGTccactcctttcctctcctcgtcttgggcctaaaaaaaaaaaaagtttggttcctgttggttgtcagttgaggtcatgggtaggtagggaatttattttatttttttattttattttttccagcggcagcgaatgataggtaggttgttttcatttaaaaacgagaaaattcgctcatccttgtacagaatgaagaggtgctgtaccaaaacgtaattatagtttgcatcaaaaaaaaaaaaaaaatatatatatatatatatttttatttttttattttttataaagcttataaaataatttgggtcgcacataaattgacagggtcggtcggaaaccggaaccaaacaaatttttttttaggccttgtcTACTCTGTTCAATTCTACGCCACTTGGTTCTACTTTACTCTGATCTACTCAACTTTTCTCCTCTACTCTACTCTTCCTTTCTTTCGTACTTTACTCTGTTCTTCTCAACTTCCTTGTCTCTTCGTTCTTTGTGTCTACTTCTGTGCACTTCAATGTTCATTGATCACTTTAATTATAGATCATTATGGGCACTTACTAGAAATGTGTTTTAATTAAAGAATGCAATTCACATTTCGTATTCAAAAGAAAGCAgtgtatattttttacattgtttGTAGAGTTTTACATTGGGGGGGAGGGCAAGTCAAATAATGTGCTAGGCCAAAGGAATGATGTTGGAGACTGCAGCTGCTACGGAGTTGTGTGTTAAAGAACACAAACCGTTCCACTCCTTACAGCAACACCCTCCCAAGAAGGACTACGTCAGAGCAGTCTCGCTGCTCACCGGGTACCTGGTCCAGTCCAACGGGCCAAGCAGCTGCACTCTCTACTACCTGACCCAGGTAGACCCCAAAGGTGAGGTCACCCCGTACCCACTGACCGTGGTAGACCTGTGAGGTGAGGTCACGCCTGCTCACACCGGGGCAGAGGTGAATGCTTAGTGTTATGTTTTTAGGTTATGTTTGGCGGCGTGAGCGCAGACGCAGAGAAAGGGTATCTGAGATGGCAAACTACTTGACTGAGCTCCAGCATTGGACACTGTTTTGAGAACACAGCGGCACATTGTGAGTGTACATGGAGGGCTTCCCGCCGCTTTTACATAAGAgcagtgcaaagtaatgcagtAAGCGCACGCTGGGACGCAGTGCCTTGTGTGCCAGCGGCTGCGCATTCGGGAGGCGCTCCGTGCTGAGAGACGGGAAGTCTTTGAAGCGCCAGCTCCCTCGCTGGGGGATGAATGTTTTATCCAAATCTGCAGACATCAGCACATTTGCCACCTCGCTCCCAGCTATCTGTCCTGGGTCATTATTATCTGCCGTCTACCATTAGCATATGGAGAATATTAGCtgttgtgtgcttttgtgtgtgcatgtgttgtagTATGAATAGGTCTAGTGTTTGTGTCTTGACCATATGTGTGTTGTCTTGGAGAGCAGGATGCGTGTTTTGCATGAACCAGCTGTAATGTACCCGTTTCTatattcattgtgtgtgtgtgtgtgtgtgtgtgtgtgtgtgtgtgtgtgtgtgtgtgtgtgtgtgtgtgtgtgtgtgtgtgtgtgtgtgtgtgtgtgtgtgtgtgtgtgtgtgtgtgtgtgtgtgtgttgtggcgaAGCCAGTTGTGCTTTGAACCACTCCTGAGTCTATCAACAATCAGAATGTCAACTCAtgcccggtgtgtgtgttttaaccgATGTGTTCTCTTGGTGTGTACGTAGGATCCCTGCCCAAGTGGGTGGTCAACAGGGCGTCCCAGTTTGTCGCTCCGAAGGTAACGTCCATCTAACACGGCTATGATGTTCCTCCACTGTATTATATTATCTATACATGCGTTACCACAATCCCaatatttattgttatttacaAACTCTATTGCCATTTTATCTTGGTAAAGCATAGATTACCAAGTGATTGGTGAGGccaattcaataaataaatcacgTTCTTTGTTTGAGAACATAAATCATTTAAAACAAAAGCCCAAGCAGAAAATCCAGGATGACCTAGTGTCGTCAGAATCGTCAGAGGCGGAGAATCTAGAATGatctcaaccaatcagaaactCGTCATAGAAGCAGAAAATCaatcttaaaggttgggtatggaattctcttgtttggccatttttgcaaaattactggaaatccttatcataacccacttacagccactgagttagaagtactgacatgaaaactaaacaagtcaatcatctgtggaacgggcagggctcggaaaaactccagccaatgatttccagaaccaccgagttgcattggacagtgagtacgtcaatcaaacggtcgtactgcacgaCCCCTCCCCCCGCGCTAACTAGCTAacggctcgctctcgcgcatctgcgTTCGCtcgtgttgtgtgttttcaaaatctgctggcgtttcgcaaatcccatacccaacctttaaggttTGAGCCAAACCAGTTGAAACCAGTTAGAGCCATAGGTGGCAGCAGGTAATCCAGACAGATCTATTCAGTTGGAAACAGCAAAAATAGCAGTTGCTGTATTAGACTAACTGAACCCCTCTCCATTCCTCATGAACACCACCCAACcacacctctccctcctcccgctccaccCAGGCCATGAAGAAGATCTACAAGGCGTCCCTGAAGTACCCCGAGTGGAAGCGGAAGCACAACCCCGGCCTGAAGCCCTGGATGTATCCCGAGCAGAACACCCTGCCCTGCGTCAGCGTGGCCGACCTGACGCTGCAGCGCGCAGACTCCCTGGAGAACATCGACGAGAGCAGCCTCAACGAGGAGAAGGCTCACCACAGCGAGGAAGAggactgagaggaggaggaggaggctcacCACAGCGAGGAAGAggactgagaggaggaggaggaggaggctcacCACAGCGAGGAAGAggactgagaggaggaggaggaggctcacCACAGCGAGGAAGAggactgagaggaggaggaagaggaggaggaggaggaggaggctcacCACAGCGAGGAAGAgaactgagaggaggaggaggaggaggaggaggctcaccacagcgaggaggaggactgagaggaggaggaggaggctcaccacagcgaggaagaggaggaggactgaggaggactgaggaggaggagggaagctGCTGTTGTTTTAGTTAGCGATCGTTCCCCTTGCTTTCGCAATCTGTTCTGAGTGACAGATTTTCTGAGAATGGGATTTGAGTGTTTGGCCCACTGACTAAGCGTCTGTCTGACTAGTCTTGTGTGACTAGTCTGTCTTGAcggatgtctgtctgtctgactgacttcgagtctgtctgactgacttcCAGTCTGTCTTTCTGATAGTCCATCAAGATGACATGATTGTgcgtctgtccgtctatctcgGTCTaatctttctgtctgtcaattaagtttattttcttctctttgcaagttgaggagggagggaggaagagagagggagaaataaaCATGACCTCTGCATGTATACAACATTTTAGACAGATGTGAATGCATGTTGATTCGGTTCCTCTGAGTGTGAAATGCTGCTAACATCCAGGAACATTCTGTAATATTTTGTCTGACCGTTTAACTGAAACTAGTTTTTTCCTATCAAGCCTCAGCAAGATTGTTTTTTCCTTCTATTTGGGTATGTaaatatgatattatatatgATATTTAGTTTCCTTATGCAGTGagataattatataataaataaactatCAGTTTCTTAATCTGcagtgccctctagtggtgaaGTTATGTAACTCCGTGCATGATTGCCTTAGAAGTGGAATGGGATGTGCACTATAACATATAGGGGCTTAAAAGCTACCCTTCGCGCTTGTGTGACTGATTTTCAGGGTGTACTTGGATTGGTTAATAGATTGTGTACTTTGTTTGTATATGATTACAGTAAGCAAAATACTTGAACTCGCCTACGGGGCAGACTACAGTATCCAAAACAGACGACAGAAGGCTTCTACAAGATAGCGTGAATGACATGTACAGAGAATGGTAACACAGCAAATCTCAGGGGATGGGGAACAACGGGCAATCCCGTTGTTGATGTAAAGACGTTCCCCCGTTTGTCAATAAACCTATTTTTCTGTCTCAATCAAATTCTGTCTTCTTTGTGTggttatataggcctatacaaaATGACACAGTTGGTGTAAGCCCATATAGCAATAACATGACATGGCGTTTTCCATTCATATCTAAAATAGGAATACATTTCACCATTGcagtgtaggcctactaaaacTCCTACTTGAATAGTGAGCTTGTTTTTCCCCTACGGCGTTGAGGGAATAGTTTATGTATCCTCCTTTCCTACGTAGAAACACAGCTGTTGTCCAAACCCACTCCAATCTGTATTGTCTCAGCCGCTTCCGGTTTCCCGTCTGCATCACTGAGATTGTCGTTGGGCCCACAAAGAGGAAACTCAACCGTTGTCCAACTTCTCACACTAGAGTCTCATTCAGGCCCCCGGtgcgtctgtgcttgtgtgttctgCGTGGCCTATGACCGTTGTCAACGTGAGGGTCGGCGCGCCCTGGCAGGCCTCATAAGGCACTGAAAGGCAGCCTGAAGCTGCTTGGTTAGTGTGTGGGGAAATAATGGTGAACCATTTTATCGACAAACAGAATTTTACAATAATTGAATTTACATAGACTTATGATGAAACTTTATTTTAATCTTCTGGGGTTTCAGGCTAAATAAatgttcaacacgtggtttatttatggaggtagatttgtgtctttattatgcaatcaaacagaataggtttgagagcaaaactttccacactgcaatcaaaaaattagatttgagagcaaaaatatcgacactgcaatcaaaaaatgttttattgcaagtaaaataaatgtgataaaaaaaatatattaatgggaatccaaaagttttgtttgcaaatccaaaactTTTGCCctgcgaatcaaaaagctttgcttgctgttgagctgaatctcgtgggcgggacctacgccgaaagatgtaagacacgtctctattggccagtctcgatcggagtgacagcttggcaacatccacgGTTAGTAACGAGAGAGTTTGGAAGTCCATGATGAGACAGAGCGGGACTCGGGAGCTGAGAGGACAGAAAATCTATGCGCAGGTATGTCTTCCGTCATAGTAATAGCAAGAATGTTATGTTTGAACTGGTGCACGTAGATTGCTTTTGTTTAACGATCTGGGGATGTTATTCAGATATACATTGTAAACGTCACTCTAGAGGTGGGTCATGAAGCGTCTGACGAATCCCACGCCCACAGGTTCTGATTTACTATCTTCTCTGTATAGAGCGCAACAGACAGTGTGGTTCAGCAAGTAAAAATCCTATTCATTTTCACCATAGACATTTTTATGAAAAGCCATAATGTCACAACCATCCATATAGTTACCAAGCGCGTTATATGGTTGTAAGAGCAGTACAGGAAAGGAACTGTATGTTGATATAGAATATTTGATGAAAAGTAAAAATATTTGATATGCACTAGCAGTGCTTTTAAGTAATTTTGGTTGTATAAAAGCTAGGAATACATGATGTTAAATGAATACTAACTGGAATACAAGACTGAATTCACATGTATTAAATACGAGTAACGTTATTAAGCAGTGTATGCAGTTAGCAACGAAGGGTAGTACCATGTCGATGACAACGCTAAACACTATGAAACcctatacatgcacacacacagaatatatgACACAACTTTTCGtaacaatataaacaatataattaTGACAAACGTTAGGAGATGCAAGAAACGCGGTAAACTATTGGGTTGGAACCATTGCGAAAAGTTTTGCAATGGAGTAGTTCCTTCACTCGTTCCCAATAAtaatgctaaccctaaccctaaccttttgccctttctttctttttcaaatTACTTTTTGCCCCAAATCAAATGTTTTATGGTCACGACTACCTTGGTGAACAATTGGCTTGGTTCCAGGCTGAGAACTCTTTAAATAACGATTTTTACGAAAAGTCTACGGTGAAAATGAATGGGACATTTTCTTCCGGAACCAgagctgttcaaa
The window above is part of the Gadus macrocephalus chromosome 10, ASM3116895v1 genome. Proteins encoded here:
- the stard15 gene encoding START domain-containing protein 10 isoform X2, whose translation is MIPEQCENHEGWLARYNKGGVTVWCRAEECNTVQKLKMRITCKDVRADTVYDVLHDTSYRKKWDTNMIDTYDIGRLTVNADVGYYSWKCPSPLKNRDFVTMRSWLPLGNDYLIINYSVKHPQHPPKKDYVRAVSLLTGYLVQSNGPSSCTLYYLTQVDPKGSLPKWVVNRASQFVAPKAMKKIYKASLKYPEWKRKHNPGLKPWMYPEQNTLPCVSVADLTLQRADSLENIDESSLNEEKAHHSEEED
- the stard15 gene encoding START domain-containing protein 10 isoform X3; this encodes MRITCKDVRADTVYDVLHDTSYRKKWDTNMIDTYDIGRLTVNADVGYYSWKCPSPLKNRDFVTMRSWLPLGNDYLIINYSVKHPQHPPKKDYVRAVSLLTGYLVQSNGPSSCTLYYLTQVDPKGSLPKWVVNRASQFVAPKAMKKIYKASLKYPEWKRKHNPGLKPWMYPEQNTLPCVSVADLTLQRADSLENIDESSLNEEKAHHSEEED
- the stard15 gene encoding START domain-containing protein 10 isoform X1, which codes for MPVQIPDDTDFTSFKEQCENHEGWLARYNKGGVTVWCRAEECNTVQKLKMRITCKDVRADTVYDVLHDTSYRKKWDTNMIDTYDIGRLTVNADVGYYSWKCPSPLKNRDFVTMRSWLPLGNDYLIINYSVKHPQHPPKKDYVRAVSLLTGYLVQSNGPSSCTLYYLTQVDPKGSLPKWVVNRASQFVAPKAMKKIYKASLKYPEWKRKHNPGLKPWMYPEQNTLPCVSVADLTLQRADSLENIDESSLNEEKAHHSEEED